One window of Carassius auratus strain Wakin chromosome 17, ASM336829v1, whole genome shotgun sequence genomic DNA carries:
- the coch gene encoding cochlin — MSMWFAVLHVLGILSLTCCTFGSDLNVPTPISCGTRAVDLPDTRQIVLCPANCTLWSLSVFGSGVYASISSICGAAIHRGIIGLSGGPVEVHGLQGRTNYLSSYAHGVQSQSLSQWSSSFTVARTISLPLEVSSQTSSSANVASGAAKKPVKKTVKKPPPPTTANRDCPVDMALLLDGSYNIGQRRYNLQKNFVSKLVAMLKVGTPGPHVGVVQTSETPRTEFYLSNYTTTKDLTFAIKEMPYIGGKTNTGKAILHTVRNFFNPDFGVRRGYPRVIVVFVDGWPSDNVEEAAILARESGINIFFVSVAKPAPEEMSLVSEQDFMRKAVCKDNEFFTFTMPSWFSTNKFVKPLAHKLCSIDQMLCSKTCYNSVNLGFLIDGSSSVGDGNFRLVLDLLLSVARNFDISDIGSRIGAIQFTYDQRMEFNFNDHTTKDSALSALENIPYMSGGTATGDAINFAVRSLFKPRTGSNKNFLIIITDGQSYDDVRVPAMAAQREGITVFTVGVAWAPMEDLKAMASEPKESHVFFTREFTGLAQFQQPIVRGICRDFTEFN, encoded by the exons ATGTCGATGTGGTTTGCTGTACTTCATGTATTAG GTATTCTGTCTTTGACATGTTGCACATTTGGATCTGATTTAAATG TTCCGACACCGATTAGCTGTGGGACGCGTGCGGTGGATCTACCAGACACACGTCAGATAGTGCTCTGCCCAGCAAACTGCACTCTCTGGAGTCTGTCAGTGTTTGGTTCAGGAGTATATGCCTCTATTTCCAGCATATGTGGAGCAGCAATACACAG AGGAATCATAGGTCTCTCTGGTGGACCTGTGGAGGTTCACGGGCTGCAAGGGAGGACAAACTACCTCAGCTCTTACGCTCATGGCGTCCAGTCTCAGTCCCTGTCCCAATGGAGCTCATCTTTCACTGTGGCCA gaACAATTAGCTTGCCTTTGGAAGTGTCCAGTCAAACCAGCAGTTCTGCCAATGTTGCATCTGGAGCAG CCAAGAAACCggtaaaaaaaacagtgaagaaaCCTCCTCCTCCAACAACAGCAAACAGGG ATTGCCCAGTCGATATGGCTTTGCTGCTGGACGGCAGTTACAACATTGGACAGCGGCGGTATAATCTGCAGAAGAACTTTGTCAGTAAGCTTGTAGCCATGCTGAAGGTTGGAACGCCGGGTCCTCATGTAGGAGTGGTGCAGACCAG TGAGACACCTCGAACTGAATTCTACTTGTCAAACTATACAACAACCAAAGATCTGACTTTTGCCATCAAAGAGATGCCATACATTGGGGGCAAAACCAATACAG GCAAGGCCATACTACACACTGTGAGGAACTTCTTCAATCCGGATTTTGGTGTTCGGAGAGGTTACCCACGGGTCATTGTGGTGTTTGTCGATGGGTGGCCTTCTGATAATGTGGAGGAGGCAGCAATTTTAGCCAGAGAGTCCGGTATTAACATCTTCTTTGTGTCTGTCGCCAAACCTGCTCCTGAGGAGATGAGCCTGGTGAGCGAGCAAGACTTCATGAGAAAG GCGGTGTGCAAGGACAACGAGTTCTTCACCTTCACCATGCCCAGCTGGTTCAGCACAAATAAGTTTGTGAAGCCACTAGCTCATAAACTTTGCTCCATCGATCAGATGCTCTGCAGCAAGACATGCTATAACTCAGTGAACCTGGGCTTCCTGATTGACGGCTCCAGCAGCGTAGGTGATGGGAACTTTCGGCTCGTTCTGGACCTTCTTCTCTCTGTCGCGCGCAACTTTGACATCTCTGACATCGGCTCTCGCATCGGTGCCATTCAGTTCACCTACGACCAAAGGATGGAGTTCAACTTCAATGACCACACCACAAAAGATAGTGCTCTGAGCGCCCTGGAGAACATCCCGTACATGAGCGGAGGAACGGCCACAGGAGACGCCATCAACTTTGCAGTGCGGAGTCTCTTTAAACCGCGCACAGGCTCCAACAAGAAtttcctcatcatcatcactgatGGACAGTCTTACGATGATGTGAGAGTGCCAGCTATGGCTGCCCAGAGAGAGG GGATCACTGTGTTTACAGTGGGCGTAGCTTGGGCTCCGATGGAAGATCTGAAGGCGATGGCGTCCGAGCCCAAGGAAAGTCATGTGTTTTTCACTCGCGAGTTCACCGGCCTGGCGCAGTTCCAGCAGCCCATCGTACGGGGCATCTGCAGGGACTTTACAGAGTTCAATTAG
- the scfd1 gene encoding sec1 family domain-containing protein 1 translates to MAASIREKQTAALKRMLNFNAPPLKNTASEPVWKVLIYDRFGQDIISPLLSVKELRDMGITLHLLLHSDRDPIPDVPAIYFVMPTEENTDRICQDLRNQLYESYYLNFISAISRSKLEDIASAALAANAVNQVTKVFDQYLNFITLEDDMFVLCNQNKEHISYHAINKPDIMDTDMEAIMDTIVDSLFCFFVTLGAVPIIRCPRGNAAEMVAVKLDKKLRENLRDARNSLFTGDTMGTGQFSFQRPLFVLADRNLDLATPLHHTWTYQALIHDVLDFHLNRVSVEESQGSEASPAGARPKKKNKKSYDLTGADRFWQKHKGSPFPEVAEAVQEELDTYRAQEDEVKRLKSIMGLEGEDDGAISMLSDNTAKLTSAVSSLPELLEKKRLIDLHTNVATAVLDHIKSRKLDVYFEYEEKLMSKSTLDKSLLDIISDPDAGTAEDKMRLFLIYYITSQQPPSEADLEQYKKALVNAACDLSSLNYIKQWKAFTKMAATPANYGSSGVKPMGLFSRVMNTGSQFVMEGVKNLVLKQHNLPVTRILDNLMEMKSNPETDDYRYFDPKMLRGSESSIPRNKNPFQEAIVFVVGGGNYIEYQNLVDYTKARPGKRVLYGCSELFNAAQFMKQLSLLGQK, encoded by the exons ATGGCGGCCTCCATCCGGGAAAAACAGACAG CTGCTCTGAAACGAATGCTCAACTTCAATGCCCCCCCTCTGAAAAACACAGCATCTGAGCCGGTGTGGAAG GTTCTTATTTACGATCGCTTTGGCCAAGACATTATATCTCCTCTGCTTTCGGTGAAAGAGTTACGGGACATGGGCATCACTCTGCACCT CTTGTTGCACTCAGATCGTGACCCCATTCCAGATGTTCCTGCCATTTACTTTGTAATGCCCACAGAAGAGAACACTGACAGGATATGTCAA GATCTCCGAAACCAACTATACGAGTCCTACTATTTGAACTTCATCTCTGCAATCTCCAGAAGCAAGCTGGAGGACATAGCAAGTGCTGCTCTAGCAGCTAATGCTGTAAACCAGGTGACCAAA GTATTTGACCAGTATCTGAACTTCATCACACTTGAAGATGATATGTTCGTTCTCTGCAACCAAAACAAAGAACACATCTCCTACCATG CAATCAATAAACCAGATATAATGGACACAGACATGGAGGCCATAATGGACACAATAGTGGATAGTCTCTTCTGCTTTTTTGTCACTCTAG GTGCTGTCCCAATAATCCGATGTCCAAGAGGGAATGCTGCCGAAATGGTAGCCGTG aAACTTGACAAGAAACTGAGAGAGAATCTGCGAGATGCTCGTAACAGCCTGTTCACCGGAGACACCATGGGCACTGGCCAGTTCAG TTTTCAGAGGCCACTGTTTGTTCTTGCCGATCGTAACCTGGATCTAGCGACTCCTCTCCACCACACATGGACGTATCAGGCTCTTATTCATGATGTGCTG GACTTCCACCTGAACCGGGTCAGTGTGGAGGAGTCTCAAGGGTCAGAGGCCAGCCCAGCTGGAGCAcgaccaaaaaagaaaaacaagaagagCTATGATCTCACTGGGGCGGACAGATTTTGGCAAAAACACAAAGGAAG TCCATTTCCTGAGGTTGCAGAAGCTGTGCAGGAGGAACTAGATACATATCGAGCTCAAGAGGATGAGGTCAAACGCCTCAAGAGTATCATG GGCTTAGAAGGGGAAGATGACGGAGCAATTAGTATGTTGTCAGATAACACTGCCAAACTTACCTCAGCCGTCAG TTCTCTTCCTGAGCTCCTGGAAAAGAAGAGACTGATTGACCTCCACACCAACGTTGCCACAGCAGTTCTGGACCACATCAAG AGCCGTAAGCTTGATGTGTACTTCGAGTATGAGGAGAAACTCATGAGCAAGTCCACACTCGATAAATCCCTGCTGGACATTATCAGTGATCCTGATG CTGGAACAGCAGAAGATAAGATGAGACTGTTTCTGATCTACTACATCACTTCCCAGCAGCCCCCATCCGAG GCTGATCTAGAACAGTACAAGAAAGCCTTGGTTAATGCAGCCTGCGACTTATCCTCACTTAACTACATTAAGCAGTGGAA AGCTTTCACCAAGATGGCTGCAACACCAGCCAATTACGGGAGCAGTGGAGTGAAACCAATGGG ACTATTCTCGAGGGTGATGAACACTGGCTCCCAATTTGTGATGGAGGGGGTGAAAAATCTGGTCCTGAAGCAACAT AACTTGCCGGTTACTCGCATCTTGGACAACTTGATGGAAATGAAGTCGAACCCG gagACGGATGACTACAGATACTTTGATCCAAAGATGCTTCGCGGAAGCGAGAG CTCCATTCCAAGGAACAAGAACCCCTTTCAAGAG GCCATCGTCTTTGTCGTTGGTGGGGGCAATTACATAGAGTATCAAAATCTTGTTGATTACACAAAG GCCAGGCCAGGGAAGCGGGTTCTTTATGGCTGTAGTGAGCTTTTCAATGCAGCCCAGTTCATGAAACAG CTCTCCCTGCTTGGTCAGAAATAG
- the opn6b gene encoding opsin 6, group member b: MDIHNVLPSNVTVYRVSNGGETAIGVYLVILGWLSWIGNGVVILLLTKQRKCLEPQDFLTLNLAVSDASIAIFGYSRGILEVFDVLRDQGYLIKTFWTCKVDGFLILLFGLISINTLTGISVIRYIKGCQPQHAHHVSKRNICLVIAAVWLCSLFWAGAPLLGRGSYRARGYGTCEIDWMQALYSVPVKLYVISIFLFNFFVPLFVIVFTYVSIIRTVNSSHKSSRGGDISERQRKIERSITRVSLILCAAFLLAWSPYAVISMWSAWGYQIPPLNSILASLFAKSASFYNPFIYIGMSSKFRKDLQALFYCLRPTSAQRNTPPVPLARPGDVQLDVDGFKEDEPVDPNASENKQEGKAESRPESERQDRPLPKSGKCISPHGLMRKSSDSGRL, translated from the exons ATGGACATCCACAATGTTCTTCCATCAAATGTCACAGTCTACCGAGTGTCGAATGGAGGAGAAACAGCTATTGGTGTCTATTTGGTGATACTAG gaTGGCTTTCTTGGATTGGAAATGGGGTTGTAATATTGCTTTTAACAAAGCAAAGAAAGTGTCTGGAACCACAGGATTTCTTGACCCTCAACCTTGCCGTTTCTGACGCCAGCATTGCTATTTTTGGGTATTCTCGAGGAATCCTTGAAGTTTTTGATGTTCTCAGGGATCAAGGCTATCTTATAAAGACATTTTGGACTTGCAAG GTGGACGGATTCCTAATCCTGCTCTTCGGACTCATCAGCATCAACACACTGACAGGCATCAGTGTCATCCGCTACATCAAAGGTTGCCAGCCTCAGCATG CTCATCACGTCAGCAAGCGAAATATCTGCTTGGTCATAGCTGCTGTCTGGCTGTGCTCTCTGTTCTGGGCTGGAGCCCCGCTGCTGGGCAGGGGCAGTTACAGAG CTCGCGGGTACGGGACGTGTGAAATCGACTGGATGCAAGCGCTGTACTCCGTTCCGGTCAAGCTCTATGTCATCAGCATTTTCCTCTTCAACTTCTTTGTACCCCTATTTGTTATAGTTTTTACATATGTGTCCATCATCCGAACTGTCAACTCCAGCCACAAGTCCAGTCGTGGAGGAGATATCAGCGAGAGGCAGAGAAAGATTGAACGCAGCATCACAAGG GTCTCCCTCATTCTGTGTGCGGCCTTCTTGTTGGCCTGGTCCCCGTATGCAGTCATTTCCATGTGGTCCGCCTGGGGTTACCAAATACCCCCACTCAACAGCATCCTGGCCAGCCTCTTCGCCAAGTCAGCGAGTTTCTACAATCCGTTTATCTACATTGGCATGAGCTCTAAGTTCCGGAAGGACCTGCAGGCCCTTTTCTACTGCCTCAGACCCACATCAGCGCAGAGGAACACCCCTCCTGTGCCATTGGCCCGGCCTGGTGATGTGCAGCTCGACGTCGATGGATTTAAGGAGGATGAACCGGTGGACCCTAATGCAAGTGAAAACAAACAGGAGGGAAAGGCAGAGAGCCGTCCTGAATCAGAACGCCAGGACAGGCCCTTACCAAAGTCAGGCAAGTGTATCAGTCCTCATGGATTGATGAGGAAATCCAGCGACTCTGGAAGACTTTAG